A single window of Aspergillus puulaauensis MK2 DNA, chromosome 5, nearly complete sequence DNA harbors:
- a CDS encoding uncharacterized protein (BUSCO:EOG09264YIJ;~COG:S;~EggNog:ENOG410PPRQ;~InterPro:IPR011335,IPR018828;~PFAM:PF04471), which translates to MIPTRSLLSLPFSPQIATKRFITPLTRRLFQLPTPSANPSPSHTDLPSFLSYAQRTALPESTTIYQGTIYEYTVQNHLRTAAFNLHRVGGRSDLGIDLQGTWHVGPNQVLDPPVRVIVQCKALRTKIGPNIVRELEGVTARHFAPSGGIGAGVLVSPREATKGVRDALGRSGMPLVWMMMGREGSVRQVLWNGRMEGLGLGGLGVEVLYPADMGEDSDGHGHGKGKARLTWDGTEVQTMDEVEEGMSLLEDEWMAKWEERGLGSISGEELLDAVERILPGTRPIMISEQERDAVVRDLLST; encoded by the coding sequence ATGATACCCACTCGCTCCCTCCTCTCACTTCCATTCTCGCCTCAAATCGCAACTAAACGGTTCATCACCCCTCTCACCCGCCGCCTTTTCCAACTCCCGACACCCTCCGCAAATCCCTCCCCCTCACACACCGATCTCccctctttcctctcttaCGCCCAGCGTACCGCCCTTCCTgaatcaacaacaatatACCAAGGGACAATATACGAATATACCGTGCAAAACCACCTCCGCACCGCCGCGTTCAATCTCCACCGCGTCGGTGGGCGCTCAGACCTAGGCATCGACCTACAAGGAACATGGCACGTCGGGCCAAACCAAGTGCTTGACCCGCCGGTCCGGGTAATAGTGCAATGTAAGGCGTTGAGGACGAAGATTGGACCGAACATTGTTCGAGAATTGGAGGGGGTCACGGCGCGGCATTTTGCGCCGAGCGGAGGCATTGGTGCGGGCGTGCTTGTTAGTCCGCGGGAGGCGACGAAAGGGGTGCGTGACGCGCtagggaggagtgggatgCCGCTCGtttggatgatgatggggcGGGAGGGGAGTGTGAGGCAGGTTTTGTGGAATGGCAGGATGGAGGGATTGGGGCTTGGTGGGTTGGGTGTTGAGGTTCTCTATCCGGCTGATATGGGGGAGGATAGTGATGGGCATGGGCatggaaagggaaaagcTAGATTAACTTGGGATGGGACGGAGGTGCAGACgatggatgaggttgaagaggggATGAGCCTGTTGGAGGATGAGTGGATGGCgaagtgggaggagagagggcTGGGAAGCATCTCGGGCGAGGAGCTATTAGATGCCGTGGAGAGGATTTTGCCCGGTACGAGGCCGATTATGATCTCggagcaggagagagatgCGGTGGTTAGGGATTTGTTATCGACCTAA
- the SPC24 gene encoding kinetochore Spc24 family protein (COG:S;~EggNog:ENOG410PMZZ;~InterPro:IPR013252,IPR038066;~PFAM:PF08286) — MLLDENPSTLIHHTIGNFNIAPDKQAVSRINDSLATLQQSRDLRIREAESALRKLSRHLQSLNTQHDEAVVAHDASKHSTAMVELDTKKFRVAKAASELEIESERLESELEMLKERLADLEAQGIEGDEPTRREREADDSILLRLKIYRALGIDIEPDEAGNFTKAVIRNSRKSDVHVVNLDPKFSRFFYSNYFWSTMQG; from the exons CTTATCCATCACACAATCGGCAACTTTAACATCGCGCCCGACAAACAAGCCGTCTCCCGCATCAATGACTCCCTTGCGACACTCCAACAGTCTCGCGATCTACGCATCCGCGAGGCCGAGTCTGCCCTGCGAAAACTCTCGCGTCACCTCCAGTCGTTAAACACCCAACATGATGAGGCCGTCGTCGCCCACGATGCGAGTAAACACTCAACTGCCATGGTCGAGCTAGACACGAAGAAATTCCGCGTTGCAAAGGCTGCATCCGAACTAGAAATTGAGAGCGAACGGCTCGAGAgcgagctggagatgctgaAGGAACGGCTGGCGGATCTGGAAGCGCAGGGTATTGAAGGCGATGAGCCGACgcggagagagagggaagcCGACGACTCCATTct GCTCCGTTTGAAAATCTACCGCGCCTTGGGCATTGATATTGAACCCGACGAGGCGGGCAACTTCACCAAAGCTGtcatccgcaacagccgcAAGAGCGATGTCCACGTCGTCAACCTCGATCCGAAATTCTCGCGCTTCTTCTATTCCAACTATTTCTGGTCGACTATGCAGGGCTAA